The following are encoded in a window of Methylocystis rosea genomic DNA:
- the hslV gene encoding ATP-dependent protease subunit HslV: protein MDSEQHRFAAMHATTIILVKKAGETVIAGDGQVSLGQTIMKGNAKKVRRLGKGDVIAGFAGATADAFTLFERLESKLEQYPGQLMRACVELAKDWRMDRYLRRLEAMMLVADKSVGLVLTGSGDVLEPEGTGEGAVAAIGSGGNFALAAGRALLDSSLDAETIARRAMVIASEICVYTNQNVVVEKI, encoded by the coding sequence ATGGATAGCGAACAACACCGCTTTGCGGCCATGCACGCGACGACAATCATCCTCGTCAAGAAAGCCGGAGAAACGGTGATCGCCGGCGACGGCCAGGTCAGCCTCGGCCAGACGATCATGAAGGGCAACGCCAAGAAAGTGCGGCGTCTTGGCAAGGGCGACGTGATCGCCGGTTTCGCCGGCGCCACCGCCGACGCCTTCACGCTCTTCGAACGGCTCGAATCGAAGCTCGAACAATATCCCGGACAATTGATGAGGGCCTGCGTCGAACTCGCCAAAGACTGGCGTATGGACCGCTATCTGCGGCGCCTGGAGGCGATGATGCTCGTCGCTGACAAGAGCGTCGGCCTCGTGCTGACCGGCTCCGGCGACGTGCTTGAGCCGGAAGGCACCGGCGAGGGCGCGGTGGCTGCGATCGGCTCGGGCGGAAACTTCGCGCTCGCCGCCGGGCGCGCCCTGCTCGATTCGTCCCTCGACGCCGAAACCATCGCCCGACGCGCGATGGTGATCGCCTCCGAGATTTGCGTCTATACCAACCAGAATGTGGTGGTGGAAAAGATCTAA
- the hslU gene encoding ATP-dependent protease ATPase subunit HslU, with translation MADFSPREIVSELDRYIVGQSDAKRAVAIALRNRWRRLQLEGQMREEVLPKNILMIGPTGCGKTEIARRLARLANAPFIKVEATKFTEVGYVGRDVEQIVRDLVEVAILMVKERRRKDVQARAQQAAEERTLDALVGPAASPGTRETFRRRLRAGELDDKEIEVELTQSGSSMPMFELPNMPGASVSAFSLGDIFGKAMQRGKPRKLSVKEAQGPLIAEESDKLIDQEASVREAIHEVENNGIVFIDEMDKICAREGRGGADVSREGVQRDLLPLIEGTTVATKHGTVKTDHVLFIASGAFHVAKPSDLLPELQGRLPIRVELASLNEDDFRRILTETEACLTKQYSALLGTEGMTLEFAPSAVDAIAKVAVQVNTSVENIGARRLQTVMERVLDDISFSASDRAGDSIVIDGAYVEEHIGDLARNRDLSRFIL, from the coding sequence ATGGCCGACTTCTCGCCGCGCGAGATCGTTTCCGAACTTGATCGTTATATCGTTGGGCAAAGCGACGCCAAGCGCGCGGTGGCGATCGCGCTGCGCAACCGCTGGCGGCGGCTGCAGCTCGAAGGCCAGATGCGCGAAGAGGTGCTGCCCAAAAACATCCTGATGATCGGCCCGACCGGCTGCGGCAAGACCGAAATCGCGCGGCGTCTGGCGCGTCTCGCCAATGCGCCCTTCATCAAAGTCGAGGCGACGAAATTCACCGAGGTCGGCTATGTCGGCCGCGACGTCGAACAGATTGTGCGCGATCTGGTCGAGGTCGCCATCCTGATGGTCAAGGAGCGCCGCCGCAAGGACGTGCAGGCGCGCGCGCAGCAAGCGGCCGAAGAGCGCACGCTCGATGCGCTGGTGGGGCCCGCCGCGTCGCCCGGCACGCGTGAAACGTTTCGCCGCCGCCTGCGCGCGGGCGAACTCGACGATAAGGAAATCGAAGTCGAGCTGACGCAGTCGGGCTCCTCGATGCCGATGTTCGAACTGCCGAATATGCCCGGCGCCAGCGTCTCCGCCTTTTCGCTCGGCGATATTTTCGGCAAGGCGATGCAGCGCGGCAAGCCGCGCAAACTCTCGGTCAAAGAGGCGCAGGGCCCTCTGATCGCCGAAGAGAGCGACAAGCTGATCGATCAGGAAGCGAGCGTCCGCGAGGCGATCCACGAGGTCGAGAACAACGGCATCGTCTTCATCGACGAGATGGATAAGATCTGCGCGCGCGAAGGACGCGGCGGCGCCGATGTCTCGCGCGAAGGCGTGCAGCGTGACCTGCTGCCGCTGATCGAGGGTACGACCGTCGCGACGAAACATGGAACGGTGAAGACGGACCATGTGCTGTTCATCGCCTCCGGCGCCTTCCATGTGGCGAAGCCTTCAGACCTGCTGCCGGAACTGCAGGGGCGCCTGCCGATTCGCGTCGAACTCGCCTCGCTCAACGAAGACGACTTCCGTCGCATTCTGACCGAAACCGAGGCCTGCCTGACGAAACAATATTCAGCGCTGCTGGGCACCGAAGGCATGACGCTCGAATTCGCGCCGTCCGCCGTCGATGCGATCGCCAAAGTCGCCGTGCAGGTGAACACCTCGGTCGAGAACATCGGCGCGCGGCGTCTGCAAACGGTGATGGAGCGCGTGCTCGACGACATCAGTTTCTCGGCGTCCGACCGCGCGGGCGACAGTATCGTGATCGATGGCGCCTATGTCGAGGAGCATATCGGCGATCTGGCGAGGAACAGGGATTTGAGCCGGTTTATTTTGTGA
- the trpS gene encoding tryptophan--tRNA ligase: MSTFPQRVFSGVQSTGNLHLGNYLGAIVKFVELQKNFDCMYCVVDLHAITVPQDPIALKANTREIAAAFIACGIDPKENIVFNQSQVPEHAELAWVLNCVARIGWLNRMTQFKDKAGKDRENASMGLLDYPVLMAADILIYRATHVPVGDDQKQHLELARDIAQKFNNDFSESIARNGFGEAFFPLPEPLISGPATRVMSLRDGTKKMSKSDASDYSRINLSDDADQIAQKVRKAKTDPDALPSEEKGLEGRPEAYNLVGIFAALSGRSKADVLGEFGGANFSSFKSALVDLAVAKLAPITDKMRRIREDESYVDGVLRDGAERARAIARENMNAVKDIVGFLR; the protein is encoded by the coding sequence ATGTCCACCTTTCCTCAGCGCGTCTTCTCGGGCGTGCAGTCCACCGGCAATCTGCATCTCGGCAACTATCTCGGCGCGATCGTCAAATTCGTCGAGCTGCAGAAGAACTTCGACTGCATGTATTGCGTCGTCGACCTGCATGCGATCACGGTGCCGCAGGACCCAATCGCGCTGAAGGCGAACACGCGCGAGATCGCCGCGGCGTTCATCGCCTGCGGCATCGACCCCAAGGAAAACATCGTCTTCAACCAGAGTCAGGTGCCGGAGCACGCCGAGCTCGCCTGGGTGTTGAATTGCGTCGCGCGCATCGGTTGGCTCAACCGCATGACTCAGTTCAAGGACAAGGCGGGCAAGGATCGCGAGAACGCCTCCATGGGCCTGCTCGACTATCCGGTGCTGATGGCCGCCGACATTCTCATCTATCGCGCGACCCATGTGCCTGTGGGCGACGACCAGAAGCAGCATCTGGAGCTTGCGCGCGACATCGCGCAGAAGTTCAACAATGATTTCTCGGAATCGATCGCACGCAACGGTTTTGGCGAGGCGTTCTTTCCCCTGCCCGAGCCGCTGATCTCAGGCCCGGCCACGCGGGTGATGAGCCTTCGCGACGGCACGAAGAAGATGTCGAAATCCGACGCCTCCGACTATTCGCGCATCAATCTATCGGACGACGCCGATCAGATCGCGCAGAAGGTGAGGAAGGCCAAGACCGACCCCGATGCGCTGCCTTCCGAGGAAAAAGGACTCGAAGGGCGCCCCGAGGCCTATAATCTCGTCGGCATCTTCGCGGCGCTTTCAGGACGCAGCAAGGCGGATGTGCTCGGCGAGTTCGGCGGGGCCAATTTCTCGAGCTTCAAGAGCGCGCTTGTCGATCTCGCCGTCGCCAAGCTCGCGCCGATCACCGACAAAATGCGCCGCATTCGCGAGGATGAGAGCTATGTCGACGGCGTGCTGCGCGACGGCGCCGAACGCGCCCGCGCCATCGCCCGCGAGAATATGAATGCGGTGAAGGATATTGTTGGGTTTTTGCGTTAA
- the glcF gene encoding glycolate oxidase subunit GlcF, which translates to MQTFFSLQALADPDMAESEKILRACVHCGFCSATCPTYLLTGDELDGPRGRIYLIKEMFEKERPADARTALHIDRCLSCLSCMTTCPSGVHFMHLVDHARAHIEKTYARPFTERAMCGALAFVLPRPSLARPLFRVAAAIRPLARWLPRRIAAALALAPSSLPPASSVDSPQVFAAQGARKMRVALLNGCVQTVVDTSINEATIRLLTRHGVEVVVAKGAGCCGALPHHLGKVDESLRYARANIDAWTREIDSGGLDHIIVNASGCGTSVKDYGHMFRNDPTLADKAAHISAMTRDVTELMTEIGFAPSGDAPKLRVAYHSACSLQHGQKISQEPVALLTAAGFDVVPVPEGHICCGSAGTYNVLQPKLAGELRSRKVANIESVAPDIVAAGNIGCIVQIRSGTPVPVVHTVELLDWASGGRKPDALARREIGSAVF; encoded by the coding sequence ATGCAGACGTTCTTCTCGCTGCAGGCGCTCGCCGATCCCGACATGGCGGAATCGGAGAAGATTCTGCGCGCCTGCGTGCACTGCGGATTCTGCTCGGCGACATGTCCGACCTATCTTCTCACCGGCGACGAACTCGACGGGCCGCGGGGCCGCATCTATCTCATCAAGGAGATGTTCGAGAAGGAGCGGCCGGCTGACGCGCGCACGGCTCTTCATATCGATCGTTGTCTGTCTTGTCTTTCCTGCATGACGACGTGTCCTTCGGGCGTGCATTTCATGCATCTCGTCGATCACGCCCGGGCGCATATCGAAAAAACATATGCGCGACCATTCACGGAGCGCGCGATGTGCGGAGCGCTCGCTTTCGTCCTGCCGCGTCCTTCTCTCGCGCGACCGCTGTTTCGCGTCGCAGCCGCGATCCGCCCCTTGGCGCGCTGGCTGCCGCGCCGAATCGCGGCGGCGCTCGCGCTGGCGCCGTCGAGCCTTCCGCCAGCTTCCAGCGTCGACTCTCCGCAAGTCTTTGCCGCGCAAGGCGCGCGCAAGATGCGCGTCGCTCTACTCAATGGCTGCGTTCAGACGGTTGTCGACACGTCGATCAACGAGGCGACCATACGGCTCCTGACGCGCCACGGCGTTGAGGTCGTCGTCGCGAAGGGCGCCGGCTGCTGTGGGGCGCTGCCGCATCATCTGGGAAAGGTCGACGAGTCGCTGCGCTATGCCCGCGCGAACATCGACGCCTGGACGCGCGAAATCGACTCTGGCGGACTGGATCATATCATCGTCAACGCCTCAGGATGCGGCACGAGCGTGAAGGACTATGGGCATATGTTCCGCAACGATCCAACTCTCGCGGATAAAGCCGCGCACATCTCGGCGATGACGAGAGATGTGACGGAGCTGATGACCGAGATCGGCTTTGCGCCGTCGGGCGATGCGCCGAAACTTCGGGTCGCCTACCATTCCGCCTGCTCTCTGCAACATGGGCAGAAGATATCGCAAGAGCCGGTCGCGCTGCTGACCGCCGCGGGCTTTGATGTCGTTCCCGTTCCGGAGGGTCACATCTGCTGCGGTTCGGCGGGAACCTATAATGTGCTGCAGCCGAAGCTGGCCGGTGAGCTGCGGTCGCGAAAAGTCGCAAATATCGAGAGCGTCGCGCCGGACATTGTGGCCGCCGGCAATATCGGCTGCATCGTGCAGATCAGGTCGGGAACGCCCGTCCCTGTCGTCCACACAGTGGAATTGCTCGATTGGGCGAGCGGAGGGCGAAAGCCTGACGCGCTCGCTCGGCGAGAAATTGGAAGCGCTGTCTTCTGA
- the glcE gene encoding glycolate oxidase subunit GlcE: MQSACATLEIRDEADAVDAICAAKARGDCCAIVGGGSKSGLGRFAPQAQALSTAALTGVTLYEPNELVLSARAGARLSEIEALLDRHGQQLAFEPMDYGLLFGGETGGATIGGVIAVNAAGPRRIKAGAARDHLLGFRCVTGRGELVKSGGRVMKNVTGYDLSKLVCGSYGTLALLTELTLKVLPKPQTECTLLAIGADEAESLALLRRATATPCEPSALAMLPAGAALALDADAAAIRLEGPAISVTARRDDLVGRLARDGVRFETLDEHDSAALWRGLRDAAPVAAKVGQIWRMSVAPSEGFAVVERIRRAGAPVLAHFYDWAGGLIWLRLESAPDAYAGVVRSAVDASGGHATLIRASAETRATVDVFHPQPAALAALTRRVKASFDPAHILERGRMRAEF; this comes from the coding sequence ATGCAGTCCGCTTGCGCGACGCTGGAAATCCGCGACGAAGCGGACGCCGTTGACGCGATCTGCGCGGCAAAGGCGAGAGGCGACTGCTGCGCGATCGTCGGCGGCGGCTCCAAGTCGGGGCTCGGCCGCTTCGCGCCGCAAGCGCAGGCGCTCTCCACGGCCGCGCTGACCGGCGTGACGCTCTATGAGCCCAATGAACTCGTGCTCTCGGCGCGCGCCGGCGCGCGCCTGAGTGAGATTGAAGCGCTGCTGGACCGGCATGGACAGCAGCTCGCCTTCGAGCCGATGGATTACGGACTGCTGTTTGGCGGAGAAACGGGCGGCGCCACGATCGGGGGCGTGATCGCGGTGAACGCCGCGGGGCCGCGGCGGATCAAGGCGGGCGCGGCGCGCGATCATCTGCTCGGGTTCCGCTGCGTCACCGGTCGCGGCGAGCTGGTGAAATCCGGCGGCCGCGTGATGAAGAACGTCACCGGCTACGATCTCTCCAAGCTTGTCTGCGGCTCCTACGGCACGCTGGCGCTTCTGACGGAGCTGACGCTCAAGGTGCTTCCAAAGCCGCAGACCGAATGCACGCTGCTGGCGATCGGGGCGGACGAGGCGGAGAGCCTCGCGCTGCTGCGCCGCGCCACCGCGACGCCTTGCGAGCCTTCGGCGCTCGCCATGCTGCCGGCCGGCGCCGCATTGGCGCTGGACGCCGATGCGGCCGCCATACGGCTGGAAGGTCCGGCGATTTCCGTAACGGCGCGCCGCGACGATCTCGTCGGGCGACTGGCGCGCGATGGCGTCCGGTTCGAGACGCTCGATGAACACGACTCCGCGGCGTTGTGGCGAGGTCTGCGCGACGCTGCGCCCGTCGCCGCCAAGGTCGGCCAAATCTGGCGTATGTCCGTTGCGCCGAGCGAAGGTTTCGCGGTCGTCGAGCGCATTCGCCGCGCTGGCGCGCCGGTCCTCGCTCATTTCTACGACTGGGCGGGCGGACTGATCTGGCTGCGCCTCGAGAGTGCGCCTGACGCCTATGCCGGCGTCGTGCGCAGCGCGGTGGACGCCAGCGGCGGCCATGCGACGCTCATCCGGGCGAGCGCGGAGACGCGCGCGACGGTCGACGTCTTTCATCCGCAACCGGCGGCGCTCGCCGCGCTGACGCGCCGCGTCAAGGCAAGCTTCGATCCCGCGCATATTTTGGAGCGCGGCCGCATGCGCGCGGAGTTCTAA
- a CDS encoding FAD-linked oxidase C-terminal domain-containing protein, translating to MTLLMPKPEPAIMSRRNELIARLAAILPRESLIVDEVARRAYECDAFTMYRALPLVVTLPESVEQVRAIMALAAEMNVKVVPRGAGTSLSGGSMPLEDGILLGMSKFNRILEIDYENRCARVQPGVQNLAISKAVEAQGFYYAPDPSSQIACSIGGNVAENAGGVHCLKYGLTTNNILGLDIVLMGGEFIRLGGKHLDSEGYDLIGLMTGSEGLLGVVTEVTVRLLQRPPVARGLLLGFASVAAGARCVGAIIARGVIPAGLEMMDKATIHAVERFQPCGYPLDAAALVIVELDGPQAEVDHLVGVVQDIAREEGATTIRASTSEAERLQFWAGRKNAFPAVSCIAPDYLCMDGTIPRARLPEALAGMDRLAKEQGLGVANVFHAGDGNLHPLILYDASKEGDIERAEKLGFDILRLCVSLGGVLTGEHGVGVEKRDLMGEMFTEVDLAQQMRLKCAFDPEGRLNPGKVFPTLHRCAELGMMHVSGGKVPFPNLPRF from the coding sequence ATGACGCTTCTCATGCCGAAGCCCGAGCCGGCGATTATGTCGCGGCGCAATGAACTCATTGCGCGCCTCGCGGCCATACTGCCTCGCGAAAGCCTGATCGTCGACGAGGTCGCGCGTCGCGCCTATGAATGCGACGCGTTCACCATGTATCGGGCGCTGCCGCTCGTCGTCACGCTGCCGGAGAGCGTTGAACAGGTGCGCGCGATCATGGCGCTCGCCGCCGAGATGAACGTCAAGGTCGTGCCCCGCGGCGCCGGCACGTCGCTGTCCGGCGGTTCGATGCCGCTCGAGGACGGCATTCTTCTCGGCATGTCCAAGTTCAACCGAATCCTAGAAATCGACTACGAAAACCGCTGCGCGCGCGTCCAGCCCGGCGTTCAAAATCTCGCGATCTCCAAAGCCGTTGAAGCGCAGGGCTTCTATTATGCGCCGGATCCGTCGTCCCAGATCGCCTGTTCGATCGGCGGCAATGTCGCCGAGAACGCCGGCGGCGTTCACTGTCTGAAATACGGCCTGACGACCAATAACATCCTCGGACTCGACATCGTGCTGATGGGCGGCGAGTTCATCCGGCTCGGCGGCAAGCATCTCGACAGCGAGGGCTACGACCTCATCGGACTGATGACCGGCTCCGAAGGCTTGCTAGGCGTCGTCACGGAGGTGACGGTCCGTCTGCTGCAAAGGCCGCCCGTTGCGCGGGGGCTGCTGCTCGGCTTTGCGAGCGTGGCGGCGGGGGCGCGCTGCGTTGGCGCGATCATTGCGCGCGGCGTCATCCCGGCTGGCCTCGAAATGATGGACAAGGCGACAATCCATGCGGTCGAGCGCTTCCAGCCCTGCGGCTATCCGCTCGACGCCGCAGCGCTCGTCATCGTCGAACTCGACGGGCCGCAGGCCGAAGTGGATCATCTCGTAGGCGTGGTGCAGGATATCGCGCGCGAAGAAGGGGCGACGACGATACGGGCTTCGACAAGCGAGGCCGAGCGGCTGCAATTCTGGGCCGGACGCAAAAACGCCTTTCCGGCGGTGAGCTGCATCGCGCCCGACTATCTTTGCATGGACGGCACGATCCCGCGGGCGCGGCTGCCGGAAGCGCTCGCCGGCATGGATCGGCTCGCCAAGGAGCAAGGATTGGGCGTCGCCAATGTCTTTCACGCCGGCGACGGCAATCTCCACCCGCTCATTCTCTATGACGCGTCGAAAGAGGGCGACATTGAGCGCGCGGAGAAGCTCGGCTTCGACATCTTGCGCCTGTGCGTCTCGCTCGGCGGCGTTCTCACCGGCGAACATGGCGTCGGCGTCGAGAAGCGGGACCTCATGGGCGAGATGTTTACCGAGGTGGATCTCGCGCAGCAGATGCGGCTGAAATGCGCTTTTGACCCGGAGGGCCGGCTCAATCCGGGCAAGGTGTTTCCGACGCTGCATCGCTGCGCTGAACTCGGGATGATGCATGTCTCGGGCGGCAAAGTGCCCTTTCCCAACCTGCCGAGATTTTAG
- a CDS encoding response regulator: protein MTKTILIVEDNELNMKLFNDLLEANGHATLQTKSGFEAISLARNHRPDLILMDIQLPEISGLEVTRMLKEDDDLRAIPVIAITAFAMKGDEEKILQGGCEAYLSKPISVAKFLETVNSFLAEKR from the coding sequence ATGACCAAGACCATCCTCATCGTCGAGGATAACGAGCTCAATATGAAGCTTTTTAATGATCTCTTGGAAGCCAACGGCCATGCGACGCTGCAAACAAAGAGCGGCTTCGAGGCGATATCCCTCGCGCGCAACCACCGGCCAGATCTGATCCTGATGGACATCCAGCTGCCCGAGATCAGCGGTCTGGAAGTCACCCGCATGCTCAAGGAGGACGATGATCTGCGCGCCATTCCCGTCATCGCGATCACCGCCTTCGCGATGAAGGGCGACGAGGAAAAGATCCTGCAGGGCGGCTGCGAAGCCTATTTGTCGAAACCCATTTCCGTGGCGAAATTCTTGGAAACCGTGAATTCCTTTCTCGCAGAGAAGCGCTGA
- a CDS encoding XdhC family protein: protein MNYVPDPGRPRDALTSARRWLEEFGQAALATVVSTWGSSPVPVGGQMAIGPCGQFEGSVSGGCVEADVITQAADVLARDRPKLLEFGVGEELAWKADLPCGGAISIYVEPLQRERDSAFLDRVFSARRARMSLAVITTLATGARRLFDASELMPAEIAQCLVSGESRLLSLGDAPVFLHALTPPVRVVIVGATHVGQVLADLTNRIGYDVVVVDPRAAFASVDRLGDFKSLTDWPEISLKSLGLDPRTAVVALTHAAAIDDEALTEALRSHCLYIGALGSTRTHAKRLQRLAAAGFNDAELARISAPIGLPIGAKGPAEIAVSILAEIVKVARETRQA, encoded by the coding sequence ATGAATTACGTCCCAGACCCCGGCCGACCGAGAGACGCGCTGACGAGCGCCCGCAGGTGGCTGGAGGAATTCGGACAGGCGGCGTTAGCGACCGTCGTTTCCACCTGGGGTTCGTCGCCCGTACCGGTCGGCGGCCAAATGGCCATCGGTCCATGCGGACAATTCGAGGGCTCCGTCTCCGGGGGTTGCGTCGAAGCGGACGTGATTACCCAAGCGGCGGACGTTCTGGCGCGCGACAGACCGAAGTTGTTAGAGTTCGGAGTCGGAGAGGAACTGGCGTGGAAGGCCGACCTGCCCTGCGGCGGCGCCATCAGCATCTATGTCGAGCCGCTGCAGCGTGAGCGAGATTCAGCTTTTCTCGACAGAGTGTTTTCCGCGCGCCGCGCACGGATGTCGCTTGCCGTGATCACCACGCTTGCGACCGGCGCGCGACGCCTGTTTGACGCCAGCGAATTGATGCCGGCCGAGATCGCCCAATGCCTGGTTTCGGGTGAAAGCCGGCTTCTCTCGCTCGGCGATGCGCCGGTCTTCTTGCACGCGCTCACGCCGCCCGTTCGCGTGGTCATTGTCGGCGCGACGCATGTCGGCCAGGTGCTGGCTGATCTGACGAATCGCATTGGTTACGACGTCGTCGTCGTGGACCCGCGCGCCGCATTTGCGAGCGTAGACCGCCTCGGCGATTTCAAAAGTCTCACCGACTGGCCTGAAATCTCGCTGAAGTCCTTGGGGCTCGACCCAAGGACGGCGGTGGTCGCTCTGACCCACGCCGCCGCGATTGACGATGAAGCGCTCACCGAGGCGCTGCGCTCGCACTGCCTGTATATTGGCGCCCTGGGCTCGACACGGACACACGCCAAGCGCTTGCAGCGTCTCGCCGCAGCAGGCTTCAACGATGCGGAACTCGCGCGCATCAGCGCCCCGATTGGACTGCCGATTGGCGCGAAAGGCCCGGCCGAGATCGCCGTCTCGATTCTCGCGGAAATCGTCAAAGTCGCGCGCGAAACGAGGCAAGCGTGA
- a CDS encoding nucleotidyltransferase family protein, with amino-acid sequence MLLAAGASKRFGENNKLLSDLGGKPLIRRVAEAVVCSGVDVVVVTGCDRPQIEKALEGLPLRFAHNLNWESGMGASIAVGVNALGQQTQGAFVIPGDLPFLTSDLIKELTALFMESRGALITYPTTSSGEQRNPVLWPRRFLPSLAVLSGSSGAKQLLQNCADSQKQAHVFDESAYLDVDAPADLEAARSRLNIANL; translated from the coding sequence GTGCTCTTGGCTGCTGGAGCCTCAAAACGATTTGGCGAGAACAACAAGCTTCTCTCCGACCTCGGCGGAAAGCCGCTCATCCGCAGGGTGGCCGAAGCCGTCGTTTGCAGCGGCGTCGACGTTGTCGTCGTTACCGGCTGCGATCGCCCGCAGATCGAAAAAGCTCTCGAAGGCTTGCCGCTTCGATTTGCACACAATTTGAACTGGGAAAGCGGCATGGGAGCGTCGATCGCCGTCGGCGTCAACGCGCTCGGCCAGCAAACACAAGGAGCGTTTGTGATCCCGGGCGATCTGCCCTTTTTGACATCAGATCTGATCAAAGAGCTGACCGCCCTCTTTATGGAGAGCCGGGGCGCTTTGATCACCTATCCAACAACCTCCTCTGGCGAGCAGCGCAACCCGGTTTTGTGGCCCCGACGATTCCTCCCCTCGCTGGCGGTCCTTTCTGGGTCGTCGGGCGCCAAGCAATTGCTCCAGAACTGCGCGGATTCGCAAAAGCAGGCGCACGTGTTTGATGAAAGCGCCTATCTCGACGTTGATGCGCCTGCGGATTTGGAAGCCGCCCGTTCGCGATTGAACATTGCGAATCTTTAA
- a CDS encoding glutathione S-transferase, with product MPYELYYWPGIQGRGEFVRLVLEEAGASYIDMAREPNAEASLVAFLERTDLAHPSFAPPFLKDGQVIVGQTAAILLYLGDRHHLAPSDAARRLWVHQIQLTIADLVGEAHDTHHPLGGDLYYEEQKPEASRRAKWFRKERIQKYLDWFQTILARNPDGDAHLVGDTLSYADLSLFQTVEGLLYAFPNTTKAVLAASPRVSALCMMVARRPRIRAYIESDRRVKFNEQGIFRHYPELDD from the coding sequence ATGCCCTATGAGCTCTACTATTGGCCCGGCATTCAAGGACGTGGAGAGTTCGTGAGGCTCGTGCTGGAAGAAGCCGGCGCCAGCTATATTGACATGGCGCGTGAGCCAAACGCCGAGGCGTCGCTTGTGGCTTTTCTCGAACGAACCGACCTCGCCCATCCGTCATTCGCACCGCCGTTCTTGAAAGACGGACAGGTGATCGTGGGACAGACCGCCGCGATACTGCTTTATCTCGGCGATCGTCACCATCTCGCGCCGAGCGACGCGGCGCGCAGACTTTGGGTTCACCAAATTCAGTTGACGATCGCTGACTTGGTCGGCGAGGCTCACGACACTCATCATCCCTTGGGCGGGGATTTGTATTACGAGGAGCAGAAACCCGAGGCCTCACGCAGAGCGAAGTGGTTCCGCAAGGAACGGATACAAAAATATCTTGATTGGTTCCAAACGATCCTCGCCCGCAATCCCGACGGTGACGCACATCTCGTCGGCGATACCTTAAGCTACGCCGATCTCTCCCTGTTCCAAACCGTCGAAGGCTTGCTCTATGCGTTCCCCAACACAACAAAAGCAGTTCTCGCCGCGTCGCCGCGCGTGTCCGCTCTTTGCATGATGGTCGCGCGACGCCCGCGCATTCGCGCATACATCGAGAGCGATCGCAGGGTGAAATTCAACGAGCAAGGTATATTTCGTCACTATCCTGAACTCGATGACTGA